Below is a genomic region from Halorubrum depositum.
GGCATCTCGCCGACGACCGGGTCGAACCCCTCCGCCTCGGCCTCCGCCTCGGTCAGCCCCACCGTCCCGATCTCGGGGTCGGTGAAGACGGCCGCGGGGATCGCCTGCTGGTCGAGCGCCGCGGGCTCGCCCGCGATCACCTCGGCGGCGACGATCCCCTCGTTCGAGGCCGCGTGCGCGAGCATCGGCTCACCGGCGACGTCGCCGACGGCGTGAATGTGCTCGACCGCGGTGCGGGTTCGGTCGTCCGTCTCGATGAAGCCGCGGTCGTCCGTCTCGATCCCGGCGTTCTCCGGATCGAGCCCGTCCGTGACCGGCTGGCGGCCGACCGCGACGAGGATTTTATCGACGCCGTACGTCGACTCCTCGCCGTCCTCGGTCTCGGTGTGGAGGAGGTAGCCGCCGTCGGCGGCCTCGGACCACTCGCTCGCGCCCTCGCCGAAGTGGAACTCCACGCCGAGCTCCTCGGCGCGCTTGCGGACGATCCGCTTCACGTCGTCCTCGTACGGCTGGAGGATGTCGTCGAGCATCTCGACGACGGTCACCTCGGCGCCGAGCTTGGCGTACGTCGTCGCCAGCTCCATCCCGATGTAGCCGCCGCCGACGATCCCGATCCGGTCCGGGACCGTGTCGGCGTCGAGCGCCTCGGCGGAGCTCCAGACGTGGTCCTCGGCGAAGTCGAAGCCGGGGATCTGGATCGGGCGGGAGCCCGTGGCGACGACCGCGTGTTCGAACTCGATCGACTCGGAGCCCTGCCCCTCGCCGCCGTGGGCGACGCGAGCGGTGTGCTCGTCGACGAAGGAGGCGGTCCCGGGGACGAGGTTGACGCCGTTCGCCTTACAGAGCTTCTCGACGCCGCTGGTCAACTGGTCGACCACGCCGTCCTTCCACTCGACCATCTTCCCCATGTCGACGGCGGGGTCGGCGTGAACGCCCATGAACTCGGCGTTGCCCGCCTCGTGGGCGAGCCCGCTCCCCGTGATCAGCGCCTTCGAGGGGATGCAGCCGCGGTTCAGACAGGCGCCGCCGTAGGCGTCCCGCTCGACGAGGGTCGTGTCGAGCCCCTCCTGTGCGGCGCGGATGGCGGCGACGTAGCCGCCCGGTCCGCCGCCGATCACCAGTACCTCCGTTCCGGTTGCGATGTCTCCGACGACCATTATCGAGTCAACAGTAGCAGCGGGTGTTCAAGGTGTTCCATTACGGTGTTCGCGAATCGGGCGGCGACCGCGCCGTCGACGACGCGGTGGTCGATCGACAGCGACAGCGGGAGGGTCGGCGCCGGGACGACCTCGCCGTCTCGGACGACGGGGCGCTCCTCGATGGCGCCGAGGCCCATGATGGCCGTCTCGGGGTAGTTGATGATCGGCGTGGCGAACTCCCCGCCGATGGCGCCGAAGTTGGTGACGGTGAACGTGCTCCCCTTCATCTCGGCCGGCTTGAGCGACCGGTCCCGGGCGCGCGTCGCGAGGTCGCGCACCTCCGCGGCCAGCTCGAAGAGCCCCTTCTCGTCGACGTCGTCGACGACGGGCACCATCAGCCCGGCGTCGGTCGCGACCGCGATCCCGAGGTTGTACTCCTTCCTCAGCACGATCTCCTCGTCGTCCTCGCGCAGCTCGCTGTTGAGGTACGGGTGCTCTTTCAGCCCCGCGACGATCGCCTTCATCACGAACGGCATGTAGGTGAGGTTCACCCCCCGCTCCTCGGCCCTCGGCTTCAGCTCCTCGCGCGCCTCGACGAGGGCGTCGACCTCGGCGGTGTCGTGGTGGGTGACGTGCGGAGCGGTGAACTTCGACCGCTCCATCTGCTTCCCGATGGTGCGGCGCACCCCGCGGTAGGGGACGGTCTCGTCGCCGGCGGTCGTCTCCCCGCCGGCGGCAGACGCGCTCGCCGTCGACGTGTCACCAGCGGTCGCGTCGGCGGTCGCGGCCGCCGTCTCGTCCACGTCGACCGGCTCCGGTTCGGGCGCCGACTCGGCCGTCGCCGACTCCAGCGCGTCCGCGTACGCCCGCACGTCCTCGTCCGTGACGAACGCCTCGCCGTCGCGGGTCTCGTCGGTCGGCACGTCGTCGATGTCGACGCCGAGGTCGCGGGCGAGCTTCCGCGTCGCCGGCGTCGCGAGCGTCGTGTCGCGGCCGGCCGGTTCGGGCGACGACCCCGAATCGATGGTCGGCGAGGGCTCTGCGGCACCGTCGTCGCCGCGCGCGTCCACGACCGACTGCCGGTCGTCGAAGTCGACGTCGGCCGGGGTCGGCGCGGGCGACTCGTCGGATTCGGCGTCGCCCGCGTCGGCGGCTCCGGCGTCTCCGTTCGCGTGCGCCCGCACGTCGGCCTCGGTGACGCGACCGCCGGGACCGCTCCCGTCGACGGCCGCGACGTCGACGCCGAGCTCGCGAGCGAGCCGCCGGGCCGACGGCGGTGCGAAGGTTCGGCCGGACGAGGTCGCCGGCTCCGACTCGGCGGCGTCGTCCGACTCGGCCGATTCCGGTTCGCCCGCGTCGGGACTCGTCTCGTCGACGTCCCCTTCGTCGGCGGAGCCGGAGTCGTCCGCCTCCGCCCCGTCCTCGTCGACGCGGAACGAGATGATCACGTCGCCGACCGGGACCATCTCCCCCTCCTCGACGAACAGCTCTTCGACGGTCCCGTCGTAGCTCGACGGGACCTCGACGAGCGCCTTGTCGGTCTCGACCTCCGCGACCGGCTGGTCCTCCTCGACGCGGTCGCCGGGCGCAACGAGCCACGAGACCAGCTCGCCCTCCGCGACGCCCTCGCCGACGTCCGGCAGCCTGAACTCCTCGACGGTCATGCCTCGACCTCCGCGACTGTCATGGGGTGGATCTCCGCGGGAGCCATCTTAAAACTCGACCGCCTCCAGGATTCCATCTTCGATGCGCGCCGCGGTCGGGAGGTAGTAGTCCTCCAGCGCGTACAGCGGGTACGGCACGTCGAAGCCGGTGACGCGCTTCACGGGCGCCTCCTGGTACAGCAGCGCCTCCTCCTGGATGATCGCCGTGATCTCCCCGGCGAGCCCGCCCGTCTTCGGCGCCTCGTGGACGACGACCGCGCGACCGGTGCGCTCGAAGGCGTCGACGATCGCCTCGCGGTCGAGCGGGGAGACGGTGCGGAGGTCGACGACCTCGCACTCGATCCCCTCCTCGGCGAGGTTCTCCGCGGCCTCCAGCGTCGGGCGCGTCATGGCGCCGTAGGTGAACACGGCCACGTCGTCGCCCTCGCGGCGGGTCGCGGCCTCGCCGATCGGGACCGTATACGGCTCCTCGGGGACCTCCTCGCGGAAGGCTCGGTAGATGAGCTTCGGTTCGAGGAAGATCACCGGGTCGGGGTCGCGGATCGACGCCGCGAGGAGGCCCTTCGCGTCGTACGGCGTCGAGGGGATGACGACCTTGAGGCCGGCCTCGTGCGCGTAGAACGCCTCCTTCGACTCGGAGTGGTGCTCGGGCGCGCGGATCCCCCCGCCGTAGGGGGCGCGCAGCGTCATGGGGAGCGAAAAGCGGCTCCGGCTCCGGGCGCGGAACCGGGCCATGTGGGAGACGATCTGGTCGAAGCCGGGGTACATGAACCCGGAGAACTGGATCTCGGGAACGGGGCGGAGCCCCATCGCGGCCATGCCGACCGCGGCGCCGACGATGCCGGACTCCGCCAGCGGGGTGTCGACGACGCGGTCGCCGCCGAACTCGTCGTAGAGCCCCTCTGTCGCCCGGAAGACGCCGCCGTTCTTCCCGACGTCCTGGCCGAGCACGAGGACGTCGTCGTCCTCGCGCATCTCGCTGTACAACCCGTCACGTACCGCCTGTACGACGGTGAGGTTCTGTGTATCGCTCATTTACTCCTCCAGGAACGCCTCGTCGCCGCGCGTCTCGCGGAGCGCGGCGAACTCCTCGCGCTGCCGCCGTAGCTCGGGCGGGATCTCCGCGTACGCGTGTTCGAACAGCTCGCTCGGCTCCGGCCGCGCGACCGCCTCCGCCGCGTCGATCGCGTCGGCGACCCGCTCCTCGACCGCGGTCTCGATCTCCGCGACCCGCTCGTCGTCGAGGACCCCCTCCGAGCGGAGGTAGGTCTCCAGCCGCGGGATCGGGTCCTTCGCCTTCCAGCGCTCGACCTCGTCGTCGTCGCGGTAGACGGTGGGGTCGTCGGCGGTCGTGTGCGCGCCGAACCGGTACTGTATCGCCTCGATCAGCGTCGGGCGCGGCCGGTCGGGCTCCGGGTCGCGCGCCTTCTCAAGGGCGGCCGCCGTGACGGCGTACACCGCGAGCGGGTCCATCCCGTCGACCTGCACCCCGTCGATCCCGTACGCCTCGGCCTTCTGGGCCAGCGTCGCGCTCCGGGTTTGCCGCTCGCGGGGCACGGAGATCGCCCACTGGTTGTTGTTACAGAAGAAGACGGTCGGCGTGTCGAAGACGCCGGCGAAGTTGACCCCCTCGTGGAAGTCGCCCTCGCTCGTCGCGCCGTCGCCGAAGTAACAGAGGAACGCCTCGTCGGTGCCGCGGAGCTTCGCGGCCCACGACGCCCCCGTGGCGTGCGGCACCTGCGAGGCGATGGGGACGGCGACCGGGAAGACGTTGACGTCCTCGGGCGCCTTGTTGCCGGCCTCGTGACCCATCCAGTAGAGGAGCGTCTGTTTCAGCGGGAGCCCGTGGACCAGCGCCGCGCCGTGCTCGCGGTACGAGGGGACCATCCAGTCGCCCTCGGCGAGCGCCGTCGCGGAGCCGATCTGCGCGCCTTCCTGTCCCGACAGCGGCGGGTACGTCCCCATCCGCCCCTGCCGCTGGAGGCTCACCGCGCGGCCGTCGAAGTGTCGGACGAGCCGCATGTGCCGGTACATGTCGACGAGCTCCTCGTCACCGAGGTCGGGGACGTCGCCGACGACCTCGCCGTCCTCGTCGAGCACGCGGACCGGATCGTCGTACGCCCTGTCGAATACGCTCACGGTCGGACCCACCTGTTCATGCCCGAACGGTTCGGCGCCCGGGTAATATCGTTTTCGTAAATAGTTTATTATAATCAGAAATCAGTGGGGACGCTGAGAAACTGTCCATCAGATTCGGGGAGAACCGGACGTTTTCGAACAACTCGCGCCGAGTCCGGCAATATTTTCGCCAACTCGGCGGTTTCCGCGAACAGTAACGGACAAACGGGAAGGTTTCCCGAGCATCGAATCCGCGGCGGAGGCGGAGTCGCGGCTCGACGGGAGGTGGAGTCGCGGCTCGGCGGAACAGATCGGGGAGAGTCGCGGCTCGGCGGAACAGATCGGGACGGAACCGCGGCCGTCGAGGCGTGCGATTACCCAAGCCGGAAGGAGGGCTCGTCGCGCTCGCCGCGGTCGTCGCGCTCGTCGTCGAGGTCCTCTAACTGGATCACGTCCTCCTCGTCGTCGTCGAGCTGCTCGCGGAGGTGATTGACGTACCGCTTGTACTCGTCCAGCTGCTCGCGGAGGTGGTCGGCCTCCAGCTCCAGCCGCTCGTGCTCGCGGATGAAGCTCTTCGGGACCTCGACGCGCGGGGGGAACGACTCGCCCGGCTCGCCCATGCTCTCGAGCTCCGCCTCCGGGACGGCGCGGACCTGTCCGTCGTGGGCAACGAGCGTGTCCACGTAGTCCCGGAACACCGCCGACAGCGAGATGTCCCGCTCCTCGGCGATGTCGCGGAGCGCCTCGAACGCGTCCTCGTTGACGCGGAACGAGATCGTCTTGTTCTTGTTGCCCATTACCGGAACGGTGGTCGGGCTATCCACTTAAGCGTTTGTCAGACGGTGGCAGACGAAGGGGGAATACCGAGTGTTTCGGGCGTGAGACGCCCGATCTAGACGAGGGTCGGTCGCCGTCGCCGCCGCTCAGGGCTCCGGCGTCCCGGCCGGATCCGTCGCGTCACCGGCGGCGTCGCCGTCGGCAAGGTCCTCGTCCGCGGCGTCGCCGGCGAGCTCGTCGCCGTCGCCCTCGTCGAGGTCCTCCAGCGCCGACAGCGCGGCGGCCTTGTACGTCTCGGGGTCGAGGTCGTACTCCTCACGGGCCATCCGCGCGTACTCGTTCCCGTCGTCGTCGAACGCGGCGACGCGCTCGATCGTCCGAGTGGCCGTCTCGGCGACCCAGCGGTCGCGGGTGGCGGCGTCGACCTCGGTGATCGACTCGGGGCGGACGGAGACCCGGACGGTGCCGTCGTCGGTCTCGTACGTCCGGGGCTTCCCCACGACTGCGACGTAGGCGGGCGGCTCCAGGTCGCGGAGCTTGGAGGCGGCCTCGGGCTGGTACTGGCCGGCGTACACGAAGAACGTGCCCGTCGGGTCGACGATGCGGCCGCGCCAGTACTCGCTGTCCTCGCCGACGTCCTCCTTCTCCGTGAGGGTGCCGACGAAGAACACGCGGTTCGAGGACTCGCCCGTCGGTAACAGCGCGTAGACGGGGGCGCGCTCGTCGTCGGACTCGGTGAACGTGTAGCCGGCGTCGTTGAACTCGCTCGCGAACACGCGCCGGGCGACCTCTCGGGTGGGTGCGGATTGACTCATTTAAATCGACCTCGCTTCGATCAGCGCGCTTTCAACGTCGACGGCGCCGGGGTCTTCCATCTCGTCGACCAGGACGTACCGGCCGAAGGTGGGCCCGGTGACGCGGTAGTAGCGCCCGAGCACGTCGTCGGCCATCTCCTCGGCGACGACGGTGGTGTCGAGCGCGTCCATCGCCATGTCCTTGGCCTCTTCGAGGCCCATCCCGGTGAGCTCCTCGGTGGCCTCGCGGTCGAAGATGACCTCGGTGACGGTCTCGCCGTCGTCGAGGACGCCCTTGATCCGGAGGTCGAACTCGCCCTCGACCTGACCGTGCTCGGAGCAGCGCCCGTTCTGGAGGACGCGCGTGCAGTCGTCCTCGGGGCAGCGCTTGATCAGCCCGGAGCCGGACTGGATGTCCACGAGGGCGCCCTCGACGGTGTCGGCGTTGTCGCCGACCTCGATCTCCTCGTCGATCTCGGTGATGCCGGTGGTCCGGTTGAGCTTCACCGAGTAGCTGCCCTCG
It encodes:
- the lpdA gene encoding dihydrolipoyl dehydrogenase, whose amino-acid sequence is MVVGDIATGTEVLVIGGGPGGYVAAIRAAQEGLDTTLVERDAYGGACLNRGCIPSKALITGSGLAHEAGNAEFMGVHADPAVDMGKMVEWKDGVVDQLTSGVEKLCKANGVNLVPGTASFVDEHTARVAHGGEGQGSESIEFEHAVVATGSRPIQIPGFDFAEDHVWSSAEALDADTVPDRIGIVGGGYIGMELATTYAKLGAEVTVVEMLDDILQPYEDDVKRIVRKRAEELGVEFHFGEGASEWSEAADGGYLLHTETEDGEESTYGVDKILVAVGRQPVTDGLDPENAGIETDDRGFIETDDRTRTAVEHIHAVGDVAGEPMLAHAASNEGIVAAEVIAGEPAALDQQAIPAAVFTDPEIGTVGLTEAEAEAEGFDPVVGEMPFNASGRAMTTGHTEGFVRLVADEETGFVLGGQIVGPEASELVAEIALAIEMGATLEDVAATVHTHPTLAEAVMEAAENARGQAIHTLNR
- a CDS encoding 2-oxo acid dehydrogenase subunit E2, whose amino-acid sequence is MTVEEFRLPDVGEGVAEGELVSWLVAPGDRVEEDQPVAEVETDKALVEVPSSYDGTVEELFVEEGEMVPVGDVIISFRVDEDGAEADDSGSADEGDVDETSPDAGEPESAESDDAAESEPATSSGRTFAPPSARRLARELGVDVAAVDGSGPGGRVTEADVRAHANGDAGAADAGDAESDESPAPTPADVDFDDRQSVVDARGDDGAAEPSPTIDSGSSPEPAGRDTTLATPATRKLARDLGVDIDDVPTDETRDGEAFVTDEDVRAYADALESATAESAPEPEPVDVDETAAATADATAGDTSTASASAAGGETTAGDETVPYRGVRRTIGKQMERSKFTAPHVTHHDTAEVDALVEAREELKPRAEERGVNLTYMPFVMKAIVAGLKEHPYLNSELREDDEEIVLRKEYNLGIAVATDAGLMVPVVDDVDEKGLFELAAEVRDLATRARDRSLKPAEMKGSTFTVTNFGAIGGEFATPIINYPETAIMGLGAIEERPVVRDGEVVPAPTLPLSLSIDHRVVDGAVAARFANTVMEHLEHPLLLLTR
- a CDS encoding alpha-ketoacid dehydrogenase subunit beta, with protein sequence MSDTQNLTVVQAVRDGLYSEMREDDDVLVLGQDVGKNGGVFRATEGLYDEFGGDRVVDTPLAESGIVGAAVGMAAMGLRPVPEIQFSGFMYPGFDQIVSHMARFRARSRSRFSLPMTLRAPYGGGIRAPEHHSESKEAFYAHEAGLKVVIPSTPYDAKGLLAASIRDPDPVIFLEPKLIYRAFREEVPEEPYTVPIGEAATRREGDDVAVFTYGAMTRPTLEAAENLAEEGIECEVVDLRTVSPLDREAIVDAFERTGRAVVVHEAPKTGGLAGEITAIIQEEALLYQEAPVKRVTGFDVPYPLYALEDYYLPTAARIEDGILEAVEF
- the pdhA gene encoding pyruvate dehydrogenase (acetyl-transferring) E1 component subunit alpha, which translates into the protein MSVFDRAYDDPVRVLDEDGEVVGDVPDLGDEELVDMYRHMRLVRHFDGRAVSLQRQGRMGTYPPLSGQEGAQIGSATALAEGDWMVPSYREHGAALVHGLPLKQTLLYWMGHEAGNKAPEDVNVFPVAVPIASQVPHATGASWAAKLRGTDEAFLCYFGDGATSEGDFHEGVNFAGVFDTPTVFFCNNNQWAISVPRERQTRSATLAQKAEAYGIDGVQVDGMDPLAVYAVTAAALEKARDPEPDRPRPTLIEAIQYRFGAHTTADDPTVYRDDDEVERWKAKDPIPRLETYLRSEGVLDDERVAEIETAVEERVADAIDAAEAVARPEPSELFEHAYAEIPPELRRQREEFAALRETRGDEAFLEE
- a CDS encoding CopG family transcriptional regulator, with protein sequence MGNKNKTISFRVNEDAFEALRDIAEERDISLSAVFRDYVDTLVAHDGQVRAVPEAELESMGEPGESFPPRVEVPKSFIREHERLELEADHLREQLDEYKRYVNHLREQLDDDEEDVIQLEDLDDERDDRGERDEPSFRLG
- a CDS encoding RPA family protein, whose translation is MSQSAPTREVARRVFASEFNDAGYTFTESDDERAPVYALLPTGESSNRVFFVGTLTEKEDVGEDSEYWRGRIVDPTGTFFVYAGQYQPEAASKLRDLEPPAYVAVVGKPRTYETDDGTVRVSVRPESITEVDAATRDRWVAETATRTIERVAAFDDDGNEYARMAREEYDLDPETYKAAALSALEDLDEGDGDELAGDAADEDLADGDAAGDATDPAGTPEP
- a CDS encoding replication factor A (Replication protein A protects and stabilize the intermediate ssDNA that is generated by the unwinding action of a DNA helicase at the replication fork. In addition, SSBs prevent the formation of secondary structures by single-stranded template DNA.), producing the protein MSELRQEAEAIAEQFSDHLDVDADEVEERLENLVNEYRVPLEEARRSVTNSYLEDAGMERDELGRGGSESVLVDEIDEDEQWVDLRVKLVDLWEPRSDSISQVGLLGDESGTIKFVAFETSDLPELTEGQAYELSNVVTDEYEGSYSVKLNRTTGITEIDEEIEVGDNADTVEGALVDIQSGSGLIKRCPEDDCTRVLQNGRCSEHGQVEGEFDLRIKGVLDDGETVTEVIFDREATEELTGMGLEEAKDMAMDALDTTVVAEEMADDVLGRYYRVTGPTFGRYVLVDEMEDPGAVDVESALIEARSI